In Pseudobacter ginsenosidimutans, the following are encoded in one genomic region:
- a CDS encoding TraB/GumN family protein, with protein MKSSGLAVLLTLGSLFSFAQAPKTAAKPKAVAKPAAKTSATPKTLLWEISGNGMAKPSYLFGTMHILCEADAALSENLKKIIQSSDFICFELDMDNSEETMGFMKYARMSDNQKLQDLLTEAEFARIEKYFSDNKTMLPLSMLTRFKPYFISSIISERLMDCPKKKSMEELIMTEGRKYNKEIKGIETVAYQAGLFDSIPYKKQAKDLLSYIDSIDTYKKTTLKLAEVYKKQDLSQMDSLIVKSDPGMEEYMDVLLYNRNLNWSHDIFNISQDGRQTVLFAVGAGHLAGDKGVLALLRKKGYKLKPLPN; from the coding sequence ATGAAATCATCCGGACTGGCAGTATTGTTAACCCTCGGCTCGCTCTTTTCCTTTGCCCAGGCGCCCAAGACCGCCGCAAAGCCCAAAGCAGTAGCCAAACCCGCTGCCAAAACCTCCGCCACCCCCAAAACGCTCCTCTGGGAGATCTCCGGTAACGGAATGGCCAAGCCTTCCTATCTCTTCGGCACCATGCATATCCTCTGCGAAGCAGACGCCGCGCTGAGCGAAAACCTCAAAAAGATCATCCAAAGCAGCGATTTCATCTGTTTTGAACTGGATATGGACAATTCCGAAGAAACCATGGGCTTCATGAAATACGCCCGCATGAGCGATAACCAGAAACTGCAGGACCTGCTCACCGAAGCTGAATTCGCCCGCATCGAAAAATACTTTTCAGATAACAAGACCATGCTGCCGCTCAGCATGCTCACGCGTTTCAAACCTTATTTCATTTCCAGCATCATTTCAGAAAGGCTCATGGATTGCCCCAAAAAGAAATCCATGGAAGAGCTTATCATGACCGAAGGCAGGAAATACAATAAGGAGATCAAAGGTATCGAGACCGTCGCCTACCAGGCCGGCCTGTTCGACAGCATCCCTTACAAAAAACAGGCAAAAGACCTCCTGTCTTATATCGATAGCATCGACACCTACAAAAAGACCACCCTCAAACTGGCCGAAGTCTATAAAAAACAAGACCTCTCCCAGATGGACTCCCTCATTGTCAAAAGCGATCCCGGTATGGAGGAATACATGGATGTGCTCCTTTACAACCGTAACCTCAACTGGAGCCACGATATCTTCAATATCTCCCAGGATGGCCGTCAGACCGTACTTTTTGCCGTAGGGGCGGGGCACCTGGCCGGGGATAAAGGCGTGCTGGCCTTGCTTCGTAAAAAAGGGTATAAACTGAAGCCACTGCCCAACTGA
- a CDS encoding DHH family phosphoesterase: MLPIQDLYPLLNTPRKVVITMHQKPDADAMGSALGLYHFLVQLGHHVTVVSPTNWAKWLNWMPGCNKVVDFELTRDKAEGILKEAEWIFCLDFNILLRTKNMAPIIKALNVTRILIDHHAQPDTPTFAYGISDTKKSSTSEMIYDFIVEAGYKHLVNKEVAQCLYAGVMTDTGSFRFPAASAAVHRMIADFKDQGLDHTKVHEHIYDNYLENRLRFIGHVLLHRMEVFYEYNTALISIPKKDLLRYEIKTGDTEGLVNYPLSIQGIRLAAIVIDRDEERKWSFRSKGDFDVNSFARKYFEGGGHFNAAGGRSSASLDETVEHFMQAIQENEAALQEERTSSNKKQ; encoded by the coding sequence ATGCTACCTATCCAAGATTTATACCCGCTGCTCAACACACCACGCAAAGTGGTGATCACCATGCATCAGAAGCCTGATGCAGACGCCATGGGATCCGCCCTGGGACTTTATCATTTCCTGGTACAACTGGGCCACCACGTTACTGTGGTATCCCCAACCAACTGGGCCAAGTGGCTCAACTGGATGCCCGGATGCAATAAAGTAGTGGACTTCGAACTCACGAGAGACAAAGCCGAAGGCATTCTCAAAGAAGCCGAATGGATCTTTTGTCTTGACTTCAATATCCTGCTCCGCACCAAGAATATGGCGCCTATCATCAAAGCGCTCAATGTTACACGTATTCTCATAGATCACCACGCACAGCCCGATACGCCCACTTTCGCGTATGGTATCTCCGATACCAAAAAGAGCTCTACCAGCGAAATGATCTACGACTTCATCGTGGAAGCAGGTTACAAACACCTCGTGAATAAAGAAGTGGCCCAATGTCTTTATGCAGGCGTAATGACCGACACCGGTTCATTTCGTTTCCCCGCAGCAAGCGCAGCGGTGCACCGTATGATTGCTGATTTTAAAGACCAGGGACTTGACCATACCAAAGTTCATGAGCATATTTACGATAACTATCTCGAGAACAGGTTGCGCTTCATAGGCCATGTACTCCTGCATCGCATGGAAGTGTTCTATGAATACAATACTGCTCTCATCTCCATCCCCAAGAAAGACCTCCTGCGCTATGAGATCAAAACCGGCGATACAGAAGGTCTGGTGAACTATCCGCTCAGCATCCAGGGAATTCGGCTGGCCGCGATCGTTATAGACAGGGATGAAGAAAGAAAATGGAGCTTCCGCAGCAAAGGCGACTTTGACGTGAACAGTTTCGCCCGGAAATATTTCGAAGGCGGTGGTCACTTCAACGCAGCAGGCGGCAGAAGCAGCGCATCACTGGATGAGACCGTGGAGCATTTCATGCAGGCCATCCAGGAAAATGAAGCTGCCCTCCAGGAAGAAAGAACATCATCTAACAAAAAACAATAA
- a CDS encoding SusC/RagA family TonB-linked outer membrane protein, whose product MINSTRSYRLLRRSVVRVFTGCLILFSFSYASNGQDTAKPKQDKFLLKTDTIPRKDPPPSDTIPKKDTVPILQDTMPTQADDSLRQQTDTALVTGRVSLPAESTDLSGTSVQVKGQQAVILTDSSGRFAIRAKPGDVLVFSRVGFRSTEVRVSAQKQVTVSLQAAGSDELDQVVVVSYGKQRQRNITGSIAVVEATDIRDIPAAEFGQRLNGKVPGLQINQVTGRPGQAMTFRLRGASSLNSGNQPLFVVDGQPVTDINLLNPDDIESFSVLKDASSTALYGSRAANGVVMITTRTAKPNKTVVTVNSSVGWQSVAERGRPNTMNAREFATFMKEYYEDKRRYEGTPTDPPREPTLDDVPEEYRNPSQYGEGTDWYDEMLRTAPMQTHTVNVSTGTNKVLSSITATYFNQQGVMLNTGMERFSFRANNEFRPIKGLKLGFNIAPSFQNDKNTRANLDGNRQILVLGMIASPLVPKQNPDGSFPLRGSSTGMYAMPNPYQQLLNANVDQKTFRMLGNAYAELEIIKDLNFRTSVNVDLGNADYNAFYNKNYGTFGSPPPNTNINAVHSSFNYTSWLTENTLTYNFFLGADHHFDVLAGYAAQKYSRNLRNISGTNFPNDLIPWIIQGSGVNSGNTNNTEWDMISWFGRLNYDFQNKYFITANIRRDASSRFGTDNRWGYFPSVAAGWVVSDEKFFPKSKLMSFLKLRGSYGLTGNNNIGDYTQVSLLSPTPYTFEGATSSPGYSITSLGNPLLSWETSKQLDLGLEASFLDDRIQLTYDYYRKETEDLLYRIDLPSSSGYTQITSNVGSFRMWGHEISLSTLNLTGALKWTTNFNIAFNDNKVLRLQNDNPIGGTGTYNDYNRTAVGRRIGEFWGYVFDGVYMTQEEFDSQPKHNTSAVGTTRMKDIDGNNVIDAKDKDFIGNPNPRYLYGMTNTLSWKNWDFNVVVSGAAGHDIMYVNNQNLLNIDGIFNVTKDMAQRWRSPSNPGNGKAPRTLTGTTELYRLGNSNWVSPGDYLTVRNITLGYTFTDVLKYVKSARIYISGNQLFVFTKYKEQNPEANDSRDQATTGGLDNGSFPVPRNFIIGANISF is encoded by the coding sequence ATGATCAATTCTACCCGGTCTTACAGACTGCTGCGGAGAAGTGTTGTGCGCGTATTCACCGGATGCCTGATTCTCTTCTCATTTTCTTATGCATCTAACGGACAGGACACAGCGAAACCGAAACAAGACAAGTTCCTTCTCAAAACAGATACTATCCCCCGAAAAGATCCTCCCCCTTCTGATACGATCCCTAAAAAAGATACTGTTCCCATATTGCAGGATACTATGCCAACGCAGGCAGACGATAGCCTCAGGCAGCAAACAGATACAGCACTCGTTACCGGCAGGGTATCGCTGCCTGCTGAATCCACTGACCTCTCGGGAACTTCGGTTCAGGTAAAAGGACAGCAGGCCGTGATCCTCACAGACAGTTCCGGCCGCTTCGCCATCAGGGCCAAACCCGGAGATGTACTCGTTTTCAGCAGGGTCGGTTTCAGAAGCACCGAGGTAAGGGTCAGTGCACAGAAACAGGTCACCGTCAGTTTGCAGGCCGCGGGCAGCGATGAGCTTGACCAGGTAGTGGTGGTCAGCTATGGCAAACAGCGGCAACGAAACATCACCGGTTCCATCGCAGTAGTGGAAGCAACGGATATCCGCGATATCCCCGCTGCTGAATTCGGACAAAGACTCAATGGTAAAGTGCCCGGCCTGCAGATCAACCAGGTGACCGGCAGACCCGGTCAGGCCATGACCTTCCGCCTCAGAGGCGCATCCTCTCTCAATTCAGGCAACCAGCCTTTGTTTGTAGTGGATGGTCAACCGGTAACTGATATCAATCTGCTGAATCCTGACGATATTGAAAGTTTCAGTGTGCTGAAAGACGCTTCCTCCACAGCGCTCTACGGGTCACGCGCAGCCAATGGCGTTGTGATGATCACCACAAGAACTGCCAAACCCAACAAGACCGTTGTTACTGTCAACAGCTCCGTTGGCTGGCAAAGCGTAGCAGAAAGAGGCAGGCCCAATACCATGAACGCAAGAGAATTTGCCACGTTCATGAAGGAATATTATGAAGATAAAAGACGCTACGAAGGAACGCCCACCGATCCTCCACGCGAACCAACACTGGATGATGTGCCGGAAGAATATCGTAATCCCTCACAATATGGAGAAGGAACCGACTGGTACGATGAGATGCTGAGAACTGCCCCCATGCAAACACACACCGTGAATGTATCCACGGGCACCAACAAGGTACTCAGCAGTATTACCGCTACCTACTTCAATCAACAGGGTGTGATGCTCAACACAGGGATGGAACGTTTTTCTTTTCGCGCCAATAACGAGTTCCGCCCCATCAAAGGACTCAAGCTTGGATTCAATATTGCGCCTTCGTTCCAGAATGATAAGAACACAAGAGCCAACCTGGATGGAAACCGGCAGATCCTTGTACTGGGTATGATCGCTTCACCACTCGTTCCCAAACAAAACCCGGATGGAAGCTTTCCGCTCAGAGGCAGCTCTACAGGCATGTATGCCATGCCCAATCCTTATCAGCAATTGCTCAATGCGAACGTAGATCAGAAAACCTTCAGGATGCTGGGTAATGCATATGCTGAACTGGAGATCATCAAAGACCTGAACTTTCGCACCAGCGTGAATGTAGACCTGGGGAATGCAGATTACAATGCATTCTACAATAAGAACTATGGTACATTCGGGTCTCCCCCACCCAATACCAATATCAACGCAGTGCACAGTTCCTTCAACTATACCTCCTGGTTGACGGAAAACACACTTACTTATAATTTCTTTCTCGGCGCCGATCATCATTTTGATGTACTGGCAGGATATGCTGCACAGAAATACAGTCGTAATCTCCGGAATATCTCAGGCACTAATTTTCCGAACGATCTTATTCCCTGGATCATTCAGGGCTCAGGCGTGAACAGCGGCAACACCAACAATACAGAATGGGATATGATCAGCTGGTTCGGAAGACTGAATTATGATTTCCAGAACAAGTATTTCATCACGGCTAATATTCGTCGCGATGCATCTTCACGATTCGGAACCGATAACAGGTGGGGATATTTCCCATCAGTTGCGGCTGGTTGGGTTGTGAGTGATGAGAAGTTTTTCCCCAAGAGCAAGCTGATGTCATTCCTCAAACTGCGCGGCAGCTATGGTCTTACAGGAAATAATAATATCGGGGATTATACACAGGTGTCGCTGCTGAGTCCCACTCCTTATACATTTGAAGGAGCCACCAGCAGTCCCGGTTATTCCATCACTTCTCTCGGTAATCCGCTGCTGAGCTGGGAAACCTCCAAACAACTTGATCTCGGATTGGAAGCATCTTTTCTTGACGACAGAATCCAACTCACTTACGATTATTACAGGAAAGAAACAGAAGACCTGTTGTATCGCATCGATCTACCTTCTTCTTCAGGATATACGCAGATCACTTCCAATGTTGGTTCTTTCAGGATGTGGGGTCATGAGATCTCACTCAGCACCCTCAACCTCACAGGAGCATTGAAATGGACCACCAATTTCAATATCGCTTTCAATGATAACAAAGTGCTTCGCCTCCAGAACGACAACCCTATCGGCGGCACAGGTACGTATAACGATTATAACCGTACCGCTGTGGGCCGCAGGATCGGTGAGTTCTGGGGCTATGTGTTCGACGGCGTTTATATGACACAGGAAGAATTTGATTCGCAACCCAAACACAATACTTCTGCTGTAGGTACCACAAGAATGAAAGATATCGATGGCAATAATGTGATAGATGCAAAGGATAAAGATTTTATCGGCAATCCCAACCCACGTTATCTCTACGGCATGACCAATACACTTAGCTGGAAAAACTGGGATTTCAATGTAGTGGTTTCAGGCGCTGCAGGACATGATATTATGTACGTGAATAATCAGAACCTTTTGAATATCGACGGCATTTTCAATGTAACGAAAGACATGGCCCAACGCTGGCGTTCACCCTCCAATCCCGGCAATGGCAAAGCGCCGCGCACACTCACAGGCACAACCGAATTGTACAGGCTCGGCAATTCCAATTGGGTCTCTCCCGGTGATTATCTTACTGTGCGTAACATAACGCTCGGATATACTTTCACGGATGTTCTGAAGTACGTGAAGTCGGCCCGCATCTATATCAGCGGCAACCAGCTTTTCGTTTTCACGAAATACAAAGAACAAAACCCAGAGGCCAACGACAGCCGGGATCAGGCCACAACAGGTGGTCTGGACAATGGATCCTTTCCCGTTCCCAGGAACTTTATCATTGGAGCCAATATCAGTTTCTAA